A stretch of Candidatus Vicinibacter affinis DNA encodes these proteins:
- a CDS encoding NAD(P)H-hydrate dehydratase, with amino-acid sequence MPHKIFSPPQIKAIEELTMVKQDIASHELMERAGSVFTEWFTAELKPASPSVFILCGQGNNGGDGLVIARLLSQQFYKVKIGFFPWNQSSSEDFFLNKSHLPSDKGIETYQIKEPKDLDIIESRDTIIDAILGTGTNRPVSDAWALLFKKINSLENLVVSVDIPSGMICHGITEGEVIRADEVLSFEFVKLAFLLPENKFRIKNWTLKSIGLDQEAIKKENTPFYLNTKEDISSILRERNRFSYKNSYGHALVIAGNQEMCGAGLLTATACLRSGAGLVSLMTATSCFTAVHSSRPEIICRKQEDLNSVEWKKFQAVAIGPGLGPKFSYEILFSFPLSNPMILDADALNFLATKPDYLNLIPKNSILTPHRGEFSRLAGGSGNELELIEKGIRFSKEHKIHLVIKGSYTACISPDGKVYFNPTGNTGMATAGSGDVLTGILTGLLAQGYLPLDAARLGVWVHGLAGDLSLNFESEESLLAGDIIDTLGEAFKEIKGD; translated from the coding sequence ATGCCACACAAAATATTCAGTCCACCCCAAATTAAAGCCATTGAAGAACTCACCATGGTGAAGCAGGATATAGCCTCTCACGAACTGATGGAACGCGCTGGATCCGTCTTTACAGAATGGTTCACGGCAGAACTCAAACCGGCCTCACCATCAGTGTTTATCCTATGCGGGCAAGGCAATAATGGTGGAGATGGGCTGGTCATCGCCAGATTACTCAGCCAGCAGTTTTATAAAGTAAAAATCGGATTTTTTCCCTGGAACCAATCGTCCTCCGAAGATTTTTTCCTCAACAAAAGCCACCTGCCATCAGACAAGGGAATTGAAACTTATCAAATCAAAGAACCAAAAGATTTGGACATTATTGAATCCCGAGATACCATTATTGATGCCATTTTGGGAACAGGCACTAACCGTCCCGTAAGTGATGCGTGGGCCTTGCTTTTTAAAAAAATCAACAGTCTTGAGAATTTAGTAGTATCTGTGGATATCCCTTCAGGAATGATTTGTCATGGGATTACCGAGGGCGAAGTAATTCGTGCCGATGAAGTTTTGAGTTTCGAATTTGTAAAGCTCGCTTTTCTGCTTCCGGAAAATAAATTCCGGATTAAAAACTGGACCCTAAAATCCATCGGATTAGATCAGGAAGCCATCAAAAAAGAAAATACCCCTTTTTACCTCAACACCAAAGAGGACATCAGTTCTATCCTGCGGGAAAGAAATCGGTTTTCCTATAAAAATTCATATGGTCACGCACTGGTCATCGCAGGTAATCAGGAGATGTGCGGTGCCGGGCTTTTAACAGCCACCGCCTGCCTGAGATCGGGGGCAGGATTGGTAAGCCTGATGACCGCTACTTCCTGTTTTACCGCTGTTCATTCAAGTCGACCCGAAATCATTTGTAGAAAACAAGAAGATCTCAACTCCGTTGAATGGAAAAAATTTCAAGCTGTAGCCATTGGCCCTGGTCTGGGACCAAAGTTTTCCTATGAAATTCTGTTCTCATTTCCTCTTTCAAATCCCATGATTTTGGATGCGGATGCGCTGAATTTTTTGGCGACCAAACCTGACTACTTAAATCTGATTCCTAAAAATTCCATACTGACTCCACATCGTGGAGAATTTTCCAGATTGGCAGGTGGCTCCGGAAATGAATTGGAGCTGATAGAAAAAGGAATTCGATTTTCGAAGGAACACAAAATTCACCTGGTTATCAAAGGATCTTACACAGCTTGTATCAGTCCTGATGGTAAAGTTTACTTCAACCCTACCGGAAACACCGGCATGGCCACCGCAGGCAGCGGGGACGTCCTCACTGGCATTCTCACCGGTCTGCTTGCACAAGGCTACCTTCCGCTTGATGCAGCCAGATTAGGCGTTTGGGTTCATGGTCTCGCAGGAGATTTAAGTTTGAATTTTGAATCTGAAGAAAGTCTTTTGGCAGGAGACATCATTGACACCCTTGGCGAAGCCTTTAAAGAAATCAAAGGAGATTAA
- a CDS encoding SDR family oxidoreductase, whose amino-acid sequence MITQFSKILLVGGSGTLGKVTAPLLRQAGYQIRLMTRHPEKISLTQSSDVEIVKGDLIDPSSLEIACEGRDVVIAMAHSILGTGRYGSMKVDVEGHKSLIDLTKRAGVKCMVYISLVGAGPDQSIDFWRNKFEVEQYLQKSGLNFIIIRSTAFMETHIHELMGKGILKNGKAMIMGKGNNPLNFVSVVDVAQIILKSLEQPEALNSIIEIGGPDNLSRNEIVSLYEKYSGRQVKCTYLSIGFLNIMSKLFKPFHQGISRVMALGEVLDETDQTFDPTRTLQKFPIKLTTIEHFIKQQCK is encoded by the coding sequence GTGATCACTCAGTTTTCAAAAATTCTTTTGGTAGGTGGTTCGGGAACTTTGGGAAAAGTTACTGCCCCCTTGTTGAGGCAAGCAGGATATCAAATCAGACTGATGACACGTCATCCTGAGAAAATAAGTTTGACACAAAGTTCCGATGTTGAAATTGTCAAGGGAGATTTGATCGATCCATCCTCTTTGGAGATTGCTTGTGAAGGCAGGGATGTTGTCATCGCGATGGCGCACTCTATTCTGGGGACAGGTCGATATGGTTCCATGAAAGTAGATGTAGAAGGGCACAAATCGCTCATTGACCTCACAAAGCGAGCAGGCGTAAAATGCATGGTTTATATTTCACTGGTCGGTGCCGGCCCTGATCAGTCCATTGATTTTTGGCGCAATAAATTTGAAGTAGAACAATATCTCCAAAAGAGTGGATTGAATTTTATCATCATCAGATCTACGGCCTTTATGGAAACCCATATCCATGAATTAATGGGTAAAGGAATTCTTAAAAACGGGAAGGCGATGATCATGGGGAAAGGTAATAATCCATTAAATTTTGTTTCAGTGGTGGATGTTGCACAAATCATACTTAAATCATTGGAGCAACCCGAGGCATTGAATTCAATTATAGAAATCGGAGGTCCTGATAATTTAAGCAGAAATGAAATTGTTTCACTCTACGAAAAGTATTCCGGGAGGCAAGTTAAATGCACGTATCTCAGTATTGGATTTTTGAATATCATGTCTAAATTATTCAAACCATTTCATCAGGGGATTTCCAGGGTGATGGCACTTGGTGAAGTGCTGGACGAAACGGATCAGACTTTTGATCCTACCCGCACCCTTCAAAAATTCCCCATCAAACTTACCACCATTGAACATTTCATAAAGCAGCAATGCAAATGA
- a CDS encoding nucleoside phosphorylase, producing MILKANWITNQDGSIYHLHLLPEQIAPLIITVGDPSRVALISDLLDTIECKISSREFVCHTGRLGTKRISILSTGIGTDNIDIVLNEIDALFNVNLLSGKPKEKITSCTIIRLGTSGAIQEDIPMNSLLITEWSIGTDALMNYYQHEEYLVLEEVRTAFKTAGLESLNFHLSCCDDALLDHFKGSDFLVGNTLTAPGFYGPQGRTTRIPNSVPDLIDKLKNVHFKNIGRLTNIEMETSGIYHLGKGLGHRCLSVNAILANRINNSFSEHPEKIIMHMIEKSMSLMENLPQ from the coding sequence ATCATTTTGAAAGCAAACTGGATTACCAATCAAGACGGTTCTATCTACCATCTGCATCTTTTGCCGGAACAAATTGCCCCCCTGATCATTACGGTAGGAGACCCATCCAGAGTGGCATTGATCAGCGATCTATTGGATACAATTGAATGTAAAATTAGTTCACGTGAATTCGTATGCCACACCGGCCGACTCGGCACCAAAAGAATAAGCATCCTCTCCACCGGAATTGGCACGGACAACATCGACATCGTACTCAATGAAATTGATGCACTTTTTAACGTGAATCTGTTATCCGGAAAACCAAAAGAAAAAATCACTTCCTGTACGATCATCCGTCTTGGCACTTCAGGTGCCATACAAGAAGACATTCCGATGAACAGTCTCCTGATTACAGAGTGGAGCATAGGAACCGATGCACTGATGAATTACTATCAACACGAAGAATATTTAGTTTTGGAAGAGGTCAGAACTGCATTTAAAACTGCGGGACTGGAGTCCTTAAATTTTCATTTGAGCTGTTGCGATGACGCTCTACTCGATCATTTCAAAGGAAGCGATTTTCTGGTTGGAAACACCCTAACCGCGCCTGGATTCTATGGACCTCAAGGACGTACTACGAGGATTCCCAACAGCGTGCCGGATCTGATAGATAAATTAAAAAATGTTCATTTCAAAAACATTGGCAGACTCACCAACATCGAGATGGAGACAAGTGGAATATACCATTTGGGTAAAGGCCTTGGTCACAGATGTCTTTCAGTTAATGCTATACTTGCAAATCGAATCAACAACTCTTTCTCAGAACATCCGGAGAAAATTATCATGCACATGATTGAAAAATCCATGAGTCTTATGGAAAATTTACCACAGTAA
- a CDS encoding T9SS type A sorting domain-containing protein yields MKIKATFLFLLYPLLASLQPKCDAISTGYIPINDLGTEISPLTGKMGGLYLNGSNDMPAEHLKAGLELSSQIQCLDISGNPDATNGKIVWLSIGMSNCTQETQQFIRQANASPSKNPKLVLVDGAQGGQTANVISTPTHNNYLTFWNTVNTRLANAGVGKNQVQVIWFKEANPAGSTPPGVHYDSLVVQFRRCMNEIKTRFPNVKLCYMASRISGRYASSNLNPEPYAYLTGWAVKQTIEDQIMGLPQVAFKGSEAKSPWLSWGMYMWSDGDNPQKNNPDVFYTCPADFQNDGTHPSTLGAQKVGALLLKFFSNDKTASPWFLGSGCTTTVNSADQIISDLVKIYPNPGNGLFNLESDKEIESLELFNLYGLKLNYKITSAVKSTQIDLSDLKKGVYLLHVKCSNSSQTKKVVIQ; encoded by the coding sequence ATGAAAATTAAGGCAACATTTTTATTTCTCTTATATCCTCTGCTCGCAAGCCTTCAACCAAAGTGTGATGCAATTTCAACAGGATACATTCCCATCAATGATTTGGGTACTGAAATTTCTCCACTTACCGGAAAAATGGGAGGCTTGTACCTCAATGGCTCCAATGACATGCCGGCTGAACATCTTAAAGCAGGTTTGGAATTATCTTCCCAGATTCAATGTCTGGACATATCGGGAAATCCGGATGCAACCAATGGAAAAATCGTATGGCTCAGTATAGGCATGTCCAATTGTACACAAGAGACCCAACAATTTATCAGACAGGCAAATGCCTCCCCATCGAAAAATCCAAAACTGGTATTGGTGGATGGTGCTCAAGGTGGTCAAACTGCCAATGTGATATCCACCCCTACCCACAACAATTATTTAACTTTCTGGAACACCGTGAACACCAGACTTGCAAATGCAGGTGTAGGTAAAAATCAGGTGCAGGTCATTTGGTTTAAAGAAGCCAATCCTGCGGGGAGCACTCCTCCGGGTGTTCATTATGATTCATTGGTCGTGCAGTTTCGCAGGTGTATGAATGAAATCAAAACCAGATTTCCCAATGTAAAACTCTGCTACATGGCCAGCAGGATTTCCGGTCGCTATGCAAGTTCCAATTTAAATCCAGAGCCATATGCATACCTCACTGGATGGGCTGTAAAACAAACAATAGAAGATCAAATAATGGGTTTACCCCAAGTGGCTTTTAAGGGGAGTGAAGCAAAATCCCCCTGGCTTTCATGGGGAATGTACATGTGGTCAGACGGAGATAACCCACAGAAAAACAATCCTGACGTATTCTATACCTGTCCCGCTGATTTTCAAAATGATGGTACGCATCCTTCTACTTTGGGAGCGCAAAAAGTAGGCGCATTGCTCTTGAAATTTTTCTCCAACGACAAAACTGCTTCCCCATGGTTTCTAGGCAGTGGATGTACAACAACTGTTAACAGTGCAGATCAGATCATCTCCGATCTGGTAAAAATTTATCCAAATCCCGGGAATGGTCTTTTTAATTTAGAATCGGATAAAGAAATTGAATCATTGGAATTGTTTAATCTATATGGGTTAAAACTAAATTATAAAATCACCTCTGCTGTAAAGTCCACACAAATTGATTTAAGCGATTTGAAGAAAGGAGTTTATTTGTTGCATGTAAAATGTTCAAATTCTTCCCAAACAAAAAAAGTCGTCATTCAATGA
- a CDS encoding DUF1295 domain-containing protein, with the protein MIKTIFILILTLIVVPIISYRFGSPLSPLQHEVLWNCIYLCLFTALACFTLSELTGNCSQVDKIWSIVPLVYAWYIAYAGGCTTRLILMAVLVSIWGIRLTYNFSRRGAYSWKFWDGEEDYRWAVLRKKPELSGKLKWTLFNLFFISLYQNGLILLFTLPILVAMYDQVQSLGMIDYVLATIFIGFVVLETIADQQQWNFQKEKHRQMNLTGKVDGIYTKGFTHTGLWKYMRHPNYLAEQAIWISFYLLGANASGEWINWSVAGCMLLLVLFQGSSDFSEAISAEKYPAYEAYQKNTGRFLPKLNS; encoded by the coding sequence ATGATTAAAACTATTTTCATACTCATACTAACTTTAATAGTAGTGCCCATAATTTCTTACAGGTTTGGTTCACCCTTAAGTCCATTGCAACATGAAGTGCTGTGGAACTGTATCTACCTCTGTCTTTTTACAGCTTTGGCCTGTTTTACTTTGAGTGAACTAACGGGCAACTGCAGTCAGGTGGACAAGATCTGGAGCATTGTTCCATTGGTTTATGCCTGGTACATTGCGTATGCAGGAGGATGTACCACTCGATTGATCCTGATGGCTGTATTGGTCAGTATATGGGGCATACGACTCACTTATAATTTTTCACGGCGAGGAGCTTACAGTTGGAAATTCTGGGATGGAGAAGAGGATTATCGGTGGGCGGTATTAAGAAAAAAACCGGAGCTTTCCGGAAAATTAAAATGGACTTTATTCAACTTATTTTTTATTTCTCTTTATCAGAATGGATTGATTTTACTATTCACCTTGCCCATTCTGGTTGCCATGTATGATCAGGTTCAGTCACTTGGTATGATCGATTATGTATTAGCGACTATTTTTATTGGATTTGTAGTTTTAGAAACCATAGCAGACCAACAGCAGTGGAATTTTCAAAAAGAAAAACATCGCCAAATGAATTTAACCGGAAAGGTAGATGGCATTTATACCAAAGGATTTACTCATACGGGACTTTGGAAATACATGCGACATCCAAATTATCTTGCAGAACAGGCCATTTGGATTTCTTTCTATTTATTGGGGGCGAATGCAAGTGGAGAATGGATCAATTGGTCTGTTGCAGGATGTATGTTGTTGTTGGTGCTCTTTCAGGGAAGTTCCGATTTTAGTGAAGCAATTTCAGCCGAAAAATATCCCGCCTACGAAGCATACCAAAAAAACACAGGGCGATTTCTGCCAAAATTGAACAGTTAG